The Meriones unguiculatus strain TT.TT164.6M chromosome 1, Bangor_MerUng_6.1, whole genome shotgun sequence genome has a segment encoding these proteins:
- the Psma4 gene encoding proteasome subunit alpha type-4 translates to MSRRYDSRTTIFSPEGRLYQVEYAMEAIGHAGTCLGILANDGVLLAAERRNIHKLLDEVFFSEKIYKLNEDMACSVAGITSDANVLTNELRLIAQRYLLQYQEPIPCEQLVTALCDIKQAYTQFGGKRPFGVSLLYIGWDKHYGFQLYQSDPSGNYGGWKATCIGNNSAAAVSMLKQDYKEGEMTLKSALALAIKVLNKTMDVSKLSAEKVEIATLTRESGKTVIRVLKQKEVEQLIKKHEEEEAKAEREKKEKEQKEKDK, encoded by the exons ATG TCTCGAAGATATGACTCCAGGACCACAATATTCTCTCCAGAAG GGCGCTTATACCAGGTGGAATACGCCATGGAAGCTATTGGCCATGCGGGCACCTGTTTGGGAATTCTCGCCAATGATGGAGTCCTGCTTGCAGCAGAGAGACGCAACATCCACAAGCTTCTTGATGaagtctttttttctgaaaaaatttATAAGCTTAATGA ggACATGGCTTGCAGTGTGGCAGGCATAACATCTGATGCTAACGTTCTGACTAACGAGCTGAGGCTCATTGCTCAAAG GTATTTGTTACAGTACCAGGAGCCAATTCCGTGTGAGCAGCTGGTTACAGCACTGTGTGATATCAAACAGGCGTATACACAGTTTGGAG GAAAGCGTCCCTTTggtgtttctctgctgtatatTGGCTGGGATAAGCACTACGGCTTTCAGCTTTATCAGAGTGACCCAAGTGGGAATTACGGGGGATGGAAAGCCACATGCATTGGGAACAACAGTGCT gcaGCTGTGTCAATGTTGAAACAAGACTACAAGGAAGGAGAAATGACTCTGAAGTCAGCGCTTGCTCTAGCTATCAAGGTGCTGAATAAGACAATGGATGTTAGTAAACTGTCAGCTGAAAAAG TTGAAATCGCCACACTAACAAGAGAGAGTGGAAAGACGGTGATCAGAGTCCTCAAGCAAAAGGAAGTGGAACAGTTGATCAAAAAACACGAAGAGGAAGAGGCTAAAGCTGAacgggaaaagaaggaaaaagaacagaaagaaaaggataaatag